Below is a genomic region from Delftia tsuruhatensis.
TGGCCGTCGCCTCCAGCAGCTTCATCTACGTGGCGTTGGCGGACCTGATTCCGCAGCTGCAAAAACGCCTGAGTGCGCGCGAGACCGTGGCCCAGGTGGGCTGGCTGCTGCTGGGCATCGTCCTGGTCACCGTGGTCAGCGGCGCGGCCCACGCGCATTGAGCGCGGGTCACGGGCGCCAGCACGTCAACACGGCCGGTGTCATCGCAGGAGGGCGCTGCCCGGCTCCAGGGACGTGCCGCCCAGCAGGTCGGCGTAGTCCACGGCGTATTTGATGAAGGCGGCATGGCCTTCGATGCGCAGCTTGCGGCGCAGATGCAGGCGGTGGGTTTCCACGGTGCGCACCGAGGTGCCCATGAGCGCTGCGATCTCCTTGTTGGAGCGGCCTTCGGAGATCCACTGCAGCACGCTGGCCTCGCGCGGCGTCAGGGCGCGCCGGGGGCCGTACATGCCTCCGTCGCCCTCGACCACGGTGCGCAGGCCGGGACTGAAATACAGGCCCCCGCCGTAGACCGTATCCATGGCTTCTATGAGCTGTTGCGCCGGCGCGTCCTTGAGGACGTAGCCGCGCGCGCCCAGCGCCACGGCGCGCCGCACGTACTCGGGGTCTTCGTGCATGGACAGCACCAGCACGCGCACCAGCGGGAACTGCTCGCGGAACAGGGCCGCCAGGTCGATGCCGCTGGCGCCCGGCATGCGGATGTCGGTGACCACCAGGTCGGGCGCCAGCTCCCGCGCCAGGGACAGGGCCTGGTCCACGCTGGCGGCCTCGCCCACCACGCGGATATGGTCCGTGGCCTGCAGGCGCATGGAAACGCCGTCGCGCACGAGAGGATGGTCGTCCACCAGAAGAACGCGGATCATGGGGTTCATGCGGCAGCCTGTGGAAGTTCGAATTCTGGGGAGGAGTGCTGCGCGGCAACGCCGTCCCGGTAGAGAACCGCGACCAGCCGGGTGCCCCTGCGGCCCGAGCTGATGGACAGCTGGCCGCCCAGGCCCTCGATGCGCTCGCGCATGTTGCGCAGTCCTATGCCGCACTGGCGGTCGCGCTGCACACGGCGCATGTCGAAGCCCCGGCCATCGTCGCTGACCTGCAGCACGGTGCGGCGGCGCTGAAAGTGCAGGCTGACCTCGATGCGTGTCGCCTGCGCGTGGTTTTGCGCGTTCGTCACGGCCTCCTGGGCCACGCGAAACAGCGCCGTGGAGTGGCTGGGGGGCAGGAGGCGGGGCTCGCCACGGCAGCCGAACTGCATGTGCAGGCCGCCTTCGGCGTGCACCTGCTGGCTCATCCATTCCAGTGCCGCAGCCAGTCCCAGGTCATCGAGCAGGGCGGGGCGCAGGCCGTGCGACACGCGCCGTATCTCGACCAGCGCGTGGTTGAGCTGCTCCAGCCCCTGATCCACCATGCGCCGGGCCGTGGCGGGGTCCTGGGTGGCCAGTCTTCTGAGCTGGGCCTGGGCCGTCTCCAGCATGAACTTGGAGGAGACCAGCACCTGGACCACGCCGTCGTGCAGATCGCGCGCCACGCGCGTGCGCTCCTCCTCCTGCGAATGCACCACGCGTTGCGCCAGCCGTTGCAGCTTGGTGCTGGAGACGCGGTGGTCGCTGAGATTGAAGGCCAGGCCCGCGACACCGATGAGCACGATGCACAGCGCCGCAATGGCAAAGATGCGCCAGCGCGTGGCCGCGATATTGGCCTGGGCGCTTTCGTCGATCTGGCGCAGCGCCTGCTCCACATCGTCCAGGTACAGGCCGGTGCCCAGCGACCAGCCCCATTCGGGCACCGTGGCCACGTAGGCGAGCTTGGCCTCGGTGCGCAGCGAGGACGGCTTTTGCCATTGGTAGCGCACCAGCCCGCCGCCGCCGCGCGCGGCATCCAGGATGATGCGGGCGGGCTCGGCGCCGCCCGGGCTGTTGGGGTCGCACAGGTCCACGCCCGACAGCCCCATCTGGCGCGCGTCCAGCAGCACGCTGCCGTGCTCGTCGTAGACGAAGAAGTAGCCGTCTTCCCCGAACTGCATGCGCGACAGCGTCTCCAGTGCCTGGCGCTGCTGCTGCGCCAGCGCCTCGCCGCTGGACTTGATGCGCGCCAGCGCGGTGCTCGCCAGCTGCACATAGTGGCGCAGCTCCGTCTCCTTGCTGTGCAGGTAGGCGGTTTCCACCAGTTCGCGCTCCTGGCGCGCGAGCTCCAGCGTCTGATGCTGCACGGTCGCCGCGACCAGGCCCAGTGCGACCAGGATGGCGGCGATCGACAAAAGCGCAAGTTTCAGCGGAAGTTGCATGGGAGCCTGTGTGGGATGCACCGACGCTCTTGTCGGTCCTGCGCCTGACCCTTGTCAACAGGGGTTGCGCGTATCGCGTGGGGCGCGGTCCCGGATCTTGCGAATGGCAGGCGCGTTACCCCTCCCAGTTCCAGATCGTGTGCATATTCCCGTGAATCAGCATGCGGGAGCGACGATATTGAATATCCCATGATTGAGCAATGCATTGAATTATTCATCGCGCACGAAAGAATATCCGATCAGTGCGCGGAAGTGGATATGCATTTTCTTGGTGCAATGTCCCCATCTTGGGGTTCTGGATAATCAATCTGCCGTATTGTGGTGCGCCATACCTCTGCGGTCCTAAGTGTTCGGCTGCATGGAGCAGAATCCATGCCAAGTCATTGTTTTCAAAGAGAGTGTTTGCACTGCGTAGCACTGCGCAGGCCGGTCTGCGTAGTGGTGCGTAGGGGAAAATTGATTATCGAATGCCTGCCATCCCTGCCTAGAATTTCTCCATGAAACAACGAGTTTGAATCATTTTGTATCAATGGTTCGTGCCACCTTCGATGTTTTTTGAAGGTGACCAGGTGTTTCTGGAATGCCGATGTGGCCCTGTGGTGCACGGCAAATGAAATCCGGCTTTTTAACAGGAGGGCAATGCCATGGATATTCGTTCGAACAAGGGGCGCGCGGCGCTGGCGTGCGCGGTGGCCGTGATGGCGGCGGCGCTGGCGGGCTGTGCGGCGCCGAACAGGCGCGAGGTGCTGTCCACCACGCAGATCTACCCGGCCATAGGCCCCTATTCGCAGATGGTGGCGCATGGCAACACCCTCTATTTCTCGGGCGTGCTGCCGCTGAACGCCCAGGGCACGGCCATCCAGGGCACGACCATCGAGGAGCAGACCCGCGCGGTGCTGGACCACATCGGCGCCAAGCTCAAGTCCCAGGGGCTGTCCTACGAGGACGTGTTGTCGACCTCGGTCTTCATGAAGGACCTCAACGAGTTCGCGGCCATGAACAAGGTCTATGGCGAGTACTTCAAGACCGGTGCGCCGGCACGGGCCACCGTGGAAGTCGCGCGTCTGCCGCGCGACGTGAAGATCGAGATCTCGGCCATCGTCGGCCGCCGCTGACATCCAGGAGGACACCCCATGAACGGCATCCATTGCGACACCACGGCATCCTCCGCACCGGCCCGCGCCGGGCTCGAGTCGGGCTATCCGCAGCGCTGGACCTCCAAGCGCCGGGACTTTCTGCGCATGCTGGGCTACGGCACCGGCGCGGCCACGCTGGGGCCGCTGCTGGCGGCCTGCGGCAGCGGCAATGCGCAGACCTCGGCCGCCGCGCTGCGCGAGCAACTGATGCGCGACGAGGCCTTCTGGACGGATGTGCAGAACATGTTCATCCTCAAGCCCGAGAAGACCTACATGAACATCGGCACGGCCGGCTCCATGCCCAAGCTGGTGCTGGAGGTGTTCGACACGAAGAACCGCGAGAAGGCGGCCGATTCGGGCAATGGCTACAGCAACCTGCTGGACCTGCGCAAGCAGGTGGCTCCGGGCTTCGGCGTGGATGCCGACGAGCTGGCGTTCTCGGCCAACACCTCGTCGGGCATGTGCCACGCCATCCTGGGCATCGACTGGCAGCGCGGCGACGTGGTGGTGACCACCAACCATGAGCATGGCGGCGGCGACACGCCCTTGAAGATCGCCCAGGACCGCTACGGCATCGAAGTCTCGCGCATCGCGCTGCCAGTGGGCAACAACCAGACGGCAGCCACCTATGTGAACCTGTTCGACGAGCGCATCCGCGCGCTCAAGGCCCAGGGCAAGCGCGTGCGCGCCATGATGTGGTCCTCGCCCACCTACAAGACCGGCACCATGCTGCCCATCGCCGACCTCATGACCGTGGTCAAGGCGCACGGCCTGATCAGCATCGTGGACGGCGCCCACCTGCCGGGCATGATGGCCTACAACTACGCCGAGCTGGGCATGGACTTCATGTCGG
It encodes:
- a CDS encoding response regulator, with amino-acid sequence MNPMIRVLLVDDHPLVRDGVSMRLQATDHIRVVGEAASVDQALSLARELAPDLVVTDIRMPGASGIDLAALFREQFPLVRVLVLSMHEDPEYVRRAVALGARGYVLKDAPAQQLIEAMDTVYGGGLYFSPGLRTVVEGDGGMYGPRRALTPREASVLQWISEGRSNKEIAALMGTSVRTVETHRLHLRRKLRIEGHAAFIKYAVDYADLLGGTSLEPGSALLR
- a CDS encoding cache domain-containing protein yields the protein MQLPLKLALLSIAAILVALGLVAATVQHQTLELARQERELVETAYLHSKETELRHYVQLASTALARIKSSGEALAQQQRQALETLSRMQFGEDGYFFVYDEHGSVLLDARQMGLSGVDLCDPNSPGGAEPARIILDAARGGGGLVRYQWQKPSSLRTEAKLAYVATVPEWGWSLGTGLYLDDVEQALRQIDESAQANIAATRWRIFAIAALCIVLIGVAGLAFNLSDHRVSSTKLQRLAQRVVHSQEEERTRVARDLHDGVVQVLVSSKFMLETAQAQLRRLATQDPATARRMVDQGLEQLNHALVEIRRVSHGLRPALLDDLGLAAALEWMSQQVHAEGGLHMQFGCRGEPRLLPPSHSTALFRVAQEAVTNAQNHAQATRIEVSLHFQRRRTVLQVSDDGRGFDMRRVQRDRQCGIGLRNMRERIEGLGGQLSISSGRRGTRLVAVLYRDGVAAQHSSPEFELPQAAA
- a CDS encoding aminotransferase class V-fold PLP-dependent enzyme, which codes for MNGIHCDTTASSAPARAGLESGYPQRWTSKRRDFLRMLGYGTGAATLGPLLAACGSGNAQTSAAALREQLMRDEAFWTDVQNMFILKPEKTYMNIGTAGSMPKLVLEVFDTKNREKAADSGNGYSNLLDLRKQVAPGFGVDADELAFSANTSSGMCHAILGIDWQRGDVVVTTNHEHGGGDTPLKIAQDRYGIEVSRIALPVGNNQTAATYVNLFDERIRALKAQGKRVRAMMWSSPTYKTGTMLPIADLMTVVKAHGLISIVDGAHLPGMMAYNYAELGMDFMSGAGHKWQCGPGSTGILIIRNKIRASNPLPLPKWYPVHTSAYPALERTTTAKETFDVAASVTACGSVHTPMFQALVQACTQWDGIGRKKIETYDLTLSSYLKEKIVERWGVDSLYSPKDDPKLLSALTCFNPFQNKDDVMNGSKSSTFVARMLSDYPQGFVIRNSNFPVIGAPADHYGVRVSTHLWHDARDIDLLVDAMWDLSRKMA
- a CDS encoding Rid family detoxifying hydrolase — protein: MDIRSNKGRAALACAVAVMAAALAGCAAPNRREVLSTTQIYPAIGPYSQMVAHGNTLYFSGVLPLNAQGTAIQGTTIEEQTRAVLDHIGAKLKSQGLSYEDVLSTSVFMKDLNEFAAMNKVYGEYFKTGAPARATVEVARLPRDVKIEISAIVGRR